In the Candidatus Neomarinimicrobiota bacterium genome, AGCGGCAAGTGGTGGTCAGGAATCCCTAGCTCCCCTGGTGCTCCTTCAGAGCGGTGGTGAGGCGGGGGATGATCTCCAGCAGGTCGGCCACAATGCCGTAATCGGCAATTTCGAAGATGGGCGCGTTGGGATCTTTGTTAATAGCCACGATGCAGCCGGAGTTTTTCATCCCCACCTGGTGTTGAATGGCGCCGGAGATGCCCACCGCCAGGTACAGTTTGGGCGAAACGGTCTGGCCGGAGGAGCCGATCTGGCGATCGTGGGGCAGCCAGCCGTAGTCCACCACCGGGCGGGAAGAACCCAGTTCGGCATTCAATATATCAGCCAGCTCCTGAACCAATTTTAAATTTTCTTCTTTTCCGATGCCGCGGCCAATGGAGATGATGCGTTCTGCGCGGCCGAGGTCTACGCTGTCCCTGGTGTCCTGGAACCTTTCGCCTGGTCGTACGCGGGCGGGGATATCCGATAAGTCCACTTCTATGGTGCGGACGGTGGGTGATCCGGAGCCCAGGTCATCGGCTCGAAAGGCCCCGGCTTGGAAGGCAATAATCACCAGTCCCGGTGTGGTTTTCATTTCGGCGCTGATTTTGCCCTGAAAGATCTGACGCACCCAGCGGAGCTCGCCGTCTTGGTGGTAGCCCACGCAGTCGCTTATCAATGGGCGCCCCTTCCGGCTGGCCAGGC is a window encoding:
- a CDS encoding electron transfer flavoprotein subunit alpha/FixB family protein, which gives rise to MGKLLSFIQHQDGQVAGTSLEALKGAQELAATLNHSLAAVVFGLDTAPAELTGVRLDEILLVPAPELATYSSEYYVAAMDAILTAETPVLVAGHTYQARDWLPRLASRKGRPLISDCVGYHQDGELRWVRQIFQGKISAEMKTTPGLVIIAFQAGAFRADDLGSGSPTVRTIEVDLSDIPARVRPGERFQDTRDSVDLGRAERIISIGRGIGKEENLKLVQELADILNAELGSSRPVVDYGWLPHDRQIGSSGQTVSPKLYLAVGISGAIQHQVGMKNSGCIVAINKDPNAPIFEIADYGIVADLLEIIPRLTTALKEHQGS